The following proteins are co-located in the Microvirga ossetica genome:
- a CDS encoding response regulator, which translates to MAADGKRAVELAGETQPDVVILDHRLPLMNGIDATREIRAFHPQTEVLIFTMHQGEPLLRELLEAGARGYVLKSDARRVLIAAVDALARHQPFFTGQVSETLLSSYLAFGSPPGDVLTPRELGVVQLIAEGRTNKEAAQLLGINLKTAKTYCSTAMRKLKAHTSADLVRYAVRNKLAEPQLNSSGAYSRARSSGRDAGHPWVPFPSNESSRTASERVSTWWAHKVRYLRERQPRGGSGQELGHHHEGR; encoded by the coding sequence GTGGCCGCGGACGGCAAGCGCGCGGTCGAGCTCGCAGGCGAGACCCAGCCGGATGTCGTGATCCTCGACCACCGGCTCCCGCTCATGAACGGCATCGATGCGACCCGGGAGATCCGGGCGTTCCACCCACAGACGGAGGTGCTGATCTTCACCATGCACCAGGGCGAGCCGCTGCTTCGCGAACTCCTCGAGGCGGGCGCGCGCGGCTACGTGCTCAAGTCGGATGCCCGACGCGTCCTGATCGCGGCGGTTGACGCGCTGGCGCGTCACCAGCCCTTCTTCACCGGACAGGTCTCGGAAACCCTGCTGAGTTCCTACCTCGCCTTCGGCTCTCCTCCGGGCGATGTCCTAACGCCCCGCGAGCTGGGTGTGGTGCAACTCATCGCGGAAGGACGAACCAACAAGGAGGCGGCCCAGCTCCTCGGCATCAACCTCAAAACGGCGAAAACCTACTGTTCCACGGCTATGCGAAAGCTCAAGGCGCACACGTCTGCCGACCTGGTCCGCTACGCGGTCCGCAACAAGCTGGCCGAGCCTCAATTAAATTCGAGTGGTGCCTACAGCCGTGCCCGATCCTCCGGCCGAGACGCTGGGCACCCTTGGGTGCCCTTTCCGTCCAACGAGTCAAGCAGGACCGCGAGCGAGCGGGTGTCGACGTGGTGGGCGCACAAGGTCAGGTATCTTCGAGAACGCCAGCCTCGTGGCGGATCCGGCCAAGAACTTGGTCATCATCATGAAGGACGGTAG
- a CDS encoding alpha/beta hydrolase, whose product MRTTIGVWLKRVAVGLGLLMALAACLVVAGLAFRAWDALRAPPLEAWHTYVPDEPAADAIDAMDWAAYLRREERLIADVRREVFRAPDDGAAIPISRYVTGSPVDPGTFASDWNRSYVMVPEDTPVGAAVFLHGLTDAPYSLRHLAAVYRDRGFVAVGIRLPGHGTVPAALAEVEWEDWMAATRLAVREAVRRAGPGKRLHVVGFSNGGALAMNYALDAVLDDGLPRPERLVLLSPMIGITAFARYAGLAGLPAFFPAFARAAWLDVLPEFNPFKYNSFPVNGARQAYQVTQAAQDRINQAAVEGRIAALPPIHTYQSVADFTVSTRAIVTSLYARLPANGSELTLFDLNRAIGLGPLLDRSMDTIVGRLLPPAPRAFRTTLVTNADPSTLEAVERAVESGATAEAVTHMGLSFPPTAFSLSHVALPFPITDPLYGSQPGTEERFGINLGALTPRGERGVLIVSLDALVRISSNPFYPYIERRVIEGIDRPPRQGP is encoded by the coding sequence TTGCGAACGACCATTGGTGTATGGCTGAAACGGGTCGCGGTCGGCCTGGGCCTTCTCATGGCCCTGGCAGCGTGTCTCGTCGTTGCCGGCCTGGCGTTCCGGGCCTGGGACGCCCTTCGTGCCCCTCCGCTCGAGGCTTGGCACACATACGTTCCCGACGAGCCTGCCGCCGACGCAATCGACGCCATGGATTGGGCCGCTTACCTCCGGAGGGAGGAGCGGCTCATTGCCGACGTGAGGCGGGAAGTCTTCCGCGCTCCGGATGACGGAGCGGCGATCCCGATCAGCCGGTATGTCACCGGCAGCCCCGTCGACCCAGGGACATTCGCGAGCGACTGGAATCGCTCCTACGTCATGGTGCCCGAGGACACGCCGGTCGGAGCCGCCGTGTTCCTGCACGGCCTCACCGATGCCCCCTACAGCCTCCGCCATCTCGCTGCCGTCTACCGCGACCGTGGCTTCGTCGCCGTCGGCATCCGCCTGCCCGGGCATGGCACCGTTCCCGCAGCCCTTGCCGAGGTGGAATGGGAGGACTGGATGGCGGCGACCCGGCTGGCCGTGCGGGAAGCCGTCCGGCGTGCTGGGCCGGGCAAGCGGCTCCATGTCGTCGGCTTCTCGAACGGCGGCGCCCTGGCGATGAACTATGCACTCGACGCCGTTCTGGACGACGGCCTGCCAAGGCCCGAGCGCCTCGTCCTGCTCTCGCCGATGATCGGGATCACGGCATTCGCCCGCTATGCTGGCCTTGCCGGGTTGCCCGCCTTCTTCCCGGCCTTCGCGCGAGCCGCCTGGCTCGACGTGCTGCCCGAGTTCAACCCGTTCAAGTACAATTCCTTCCCTGTGAACGGGGCGCGGCAGGCCTACCAGGTTACGCAGGCAGCCCAGGATCGCATCAACCAGGCCGCTGTCGAGGGCCGCATCGCTGCCCTTCCGCCGATCCATACGTACCAGTCCGTGGCCGATTTCACCGTCAGCACCCGTGCGATCGTCACGAGCCTGTACGCGCGGCTCCCGGCGAACGGCAGCGAGCTGACGCTGTTCGACCTCAACCGGGCGATCGGCCTCGGGCCCCTGCTCGACCGCTCCATGGACACGATCGTCGGACGGCTGCTGCCGCCGGCCCCGCGTGCATTCAGGACGACGCTTGTCACGAATGCCGACCCGTCCACGCTGGAAGCTGTCGAGCGGGCCGTCGAGAGCGGCGCAACGGCGGAGGCGGTGACGCACATGGGTCTGTCGTTCCCGCCCACGGCCTTCTCGCTCTCCCACGTCGCCCTGCCTTTTCCGATCACCGATCCGCTCTATGGCTCCCAACCGGGCACGGAGGAACGCTTCGGCATCAATCTCGGCGCGCTGACGCCCCGTGGCGAGCGGGGCGTCCTGATCGTCTCGCTGGACGCGCTGGTGCGCATCTCGTCGAACCCGTTCTACCCCTACATCGAGCGCAGGGTGATCGAGGGCATCGACCGACCTCCGCGGCAGGGCCCTTGA
- a CDS encoding DEAD/DEAH box helicase — MSTSPLRPLRAHQQALAGLVDAMTRGEATGVTDILAAVTPGGGKSLLPVIAAARLLEAGYVERICWVVPRDSLRLQAEEAFADPVWRAALGHALSVRAADNEPDPSRGLAGYITTYQAIAAAPDLHLAELRRHRTLLVVDEVHHLPTLSEYEPAASASSGQAPPLNEDASAWSRALLPLLESAALRLLLSGTLERADGRRILWLPYRTGPDAGTQEVDLEAPSWAITGYSRTQAVAERAVLPITFGALDGEASWLQAGRTATDDVRLGPHRLSGPYPTETTRPALFTALRTGFARELLQEAFRATRNLRSRRRAERGLAADEVVRGLGKLLVVAPDQRSARRYCEMLRSWMPPRQAEREVRLAISNERGAPEALAAFRLTAEPAILVTVAMAYEGLDAPEVAVVAALTHIRSRPWLEQMIARATRVDPHAGPYESQRALVFHPDDPLFVRFRRSIEAEQGMLARQRRRNAEAETPSWLAEHLAAHRDEGEGRGITPLESNALGLRFATLKPGPVFEETRRERKADQAHLIEPPSATERRLRARIGEAVAAQAVEDEAGLQIPHVGEGLYHRYNAVLKRVFGNKGRGQMTLPELEAALTWLERNRLSDHLHHLEGDPRYAWTAARRRRLVWDQRSSHSSPEAKRSAPSAKIIPKGSSPQ; from the coding sequence ATGTCCACGTCTCCTCTGAGGCCCCTGCGGGCGCATCAGCAGGCTCTTGCAGGCCTTGTTGATGCAATGACACGCGGCGAAGCGACAGGGGTTACCGACATCCTGGCGGCCGTGACGCCTGGCGGCGGCAAGTCCCTCCTCCCCGTGATTGCTGCGGCTCGCCTGCTCGAGGCCGGCTACGTCGAGCGGATTTGCTGGGTTGTGCCCCGCGACAGCCTCCGCCTCCAAGCCGAAGAGGCCTTTGCCGATCCGGTCTGGCGAGCCGCGCTTGGCCATGCGCTCTCAGTTCGTGCAGCCGACAACGAACCAGACCCGAGCCGGGGCTTGGCTGGGTACATCACCACGTACCAGGCGATCGCGGCGGCACCGGACCTGCATCTTGCCGAACTCCGCCGCCATCGCACCCTGCTCGTGGTTGATGAGGTGCATCACCTGCCCACTCTCAGCGAGTACGAGCCAGCCGCATCTGCAAGTTCCGGTCAAGCTCCTCCCCTGAACGAAGATGCCTCAGCGTGGAGCCGGGCGCTGCTGCCGCTTCTGGAATCTGCAGCTCTGCGCTTGCTTCTCTCGGGGACCCTGGAGCGTGCGGATGGCCGGCGCATCCTGTGGCTGCCTTATCGCACTGGACCCGACGCTGGCACGCAGGAGGTTGATCTGGAGGCTCCCAGCTGGGCGATCACCGGCTACTCACGAACTCAAGCGGTAGCGGAGCGCGCGGTGCTCCCCATCACCTTTGGTGCCCTCGATGGTGAAGCCAGTTGGTTGCAAGCAGGACGAACCGCGACGGACGACGTCCGGCTGGGCCCCCATCGCCTGTCAGGCCCCTACCCGACCGAGACCACCCGCCCTGCCCTGTTCACCGCTCTGCGGACAGGATTTGCCCGGGAGTTGCTCCAGGAGGCTTTTAGGGCCACACGCAATCTCAGATCACGCCGGCGGGCCGAGCGGGGGCTGGCTGCCGATGAAGTCGTCCGGGGTCTCGGCAAGCTGCTCGTGGTCGCGCCTGATCAGCGTAGTGCCCGGCGCTACTGTGAGATGCTGCGAAGCTGGATGCCACCCCGGCAGGCCGAGAGGGAGGTACGATTGGCGATCTCGAATGAGCGTGGTGCACCCGAGGCGCTGGCCGCCTTTCGGCTGACAGCAGAGCCGGCGATCCTGGTCACGGTGGCCATGGCCTACGAAGGGCTGGATGCGCCGGAGGTCGCGGTGGTGGCTGCCCTGACCCACATCCGCAGCCGCCCCTGGCTTGAACAGATGATCGCCCGAGCCACGCGAGTGGATCCTCATGCGGGTCCCTACGAGAGTCAGCGCGCCCTCGTCTTCCACCCGGACGATCCGCTGTTTGTCCGCTTCCGCCGCAGCATCGAGGCTGAGCAGGGGATGCTGGCCCGTCAGCGTCGGCGCAATGCTGAGGCGGAGACACCATCTTGGCTCGCCGAGCATCTCGCGGCACACCGGGATGAGGGCGAGGGGCGTGGAATTACGCCCTTGGAGAGTAATGCGCTGGGTCTGCGCTTTGCAACGCTGAAGCCCGGCCCGGTGTTCGAAGAGACGCGCCGAGAACGAAAGGCCGACCAAGCACATCTGATCGAGCCGCCTTCCGCGACGGAACGGCGGCTGCGGGCGCGCATCGGTGAGGCCGTTGCCGCTCAGGCAGTGGAGGACGAAGCCGGCCTGCAGATACCGCATGTTGGTGAGGGGCTCTACCACCGCTACAATGCGGTGCTGAAGCGGGTGTTCGGCAACAAGGGCCGAGGTCAGATGACCCTGCCTGAACTCGAGGCAGCTTTGACCTGGTTGGAGCGCAACCGGCTCAGTGATCACCTCCACCACTTGGAAGGCGATCCCCGTTACGCTTGGACGGCGGCTCGACGGCGCCGCTTGGTCTGGGACCAACGGTCCTCCCACTCTAGCCCTGAGGCTAAACGCTCGGCTCCGTCGGCGAAGATCATCCCGAAGGGCAGTTCACCCCAATAG
- a CDS encoding IS110 family transposase: protein MKHYAGLDVSVKETSLCILDETGKVCRELKVTSHPDDLAQVLRDPAWRLERVGLEAGPLSQWLYSGLAMAGLPVICIETRHTKAFLKAQVNKTDRNDARGIAQMMRVNLFRPVHVTTLTSQNRRALLTARKLLQEKAIAIENDIRGLLRNFGLKVGIIGKVRFEDRIRELVAGLPELAEIMACLLEARQSLRERFAILHRKVLVTVRDDDVCRRLMTIPGVGPVVSLAFSATIDIPARFKTSKAVGPALGLTPVLNQSGESNRIGRVSLCGDAMMRTLLYEAAQVLLTRVQKWSWLKAWAMAVARRRGLPKAIVALARRLAVIMHRLWSDGTEFRWTRESAVATA, encoded by the coding sequence ATGAAGCATTATGCCGGCCTCGACGTCTCGGTCAAAGAGACTTCTTTGTGCATTCTGGACGAGACGGGCAAGGTCTGTCGCGAACTGAAGGTGACCAGCCATCCAGACGACCTGGCGCAGGTGCTCCGGGATCCAGCCTGGCGGCTCGAGCGGGTCGGGCTCGAAGCCGGTCCGCTGTCGCAGTGGCTCTACAGCGGGCTGGCCATGGCCGGGCTGCCGGTCATCTGCATTGAGACGCGTCACACCAAGGCGTTCCTGAAGGCGCAGGTGAACAAGACCGACCGCAACGATGCGCGCGGCATCGCTCAGATGATGCGCGTCAACCTGTTCCGGCCCGTTCATGTGACGACGCTCACCAGCCAGAACAGACGCGCCCTGCTGACAGCTCGCAAGTTATTGCAGGAAAAAGCCATTGCCATCGAGAACGACATCCGCGGTCTGCTGCGCAACTTTGGGCTCAAGGTCGGGATCATTGGCAAGGTCAGGTTCGAGGACCGGATCCGGGAGCTCGTGGCGGGACTACCGGAGCTGGCCGAGATCATGGCTTGCCTCCTCGAAGCCCGTCAGAGCCTGCGGGAGCGCTTCGCCATCCTGCATCGCAAAGTGTTGGTGACCGTCCGGGACGATGACGTCTGCCGGCGCCTGATGACCATCCCCGGTGTCGGTCCTGTGGTATCGCTGGCCTTCAGCGCCACGATCGACATTCCGGCGCGGTTCAAGACTTCCAAGGCAGTCGGCCCCGCTCTGGGGCTCACGCCGGTTCTCAATCAGTCCGGCGAGAGCAATCGGATCGGGCGCGTCTCGCTGTGCGGCGACGCCATGATGCGCACTCTGCTCTATGAGGCAGCTCAGGTGCTGCTGACCCGGGTGCAGAAATGGTCCTGGCTGAAGGCCTGGGCCATGGCCGTGGCCCGACGGCGCGGCCTGCCAAAGGCCATCGTGGCTCTGGCGCGTCGCTTGGCCGTCATCATGCACCGCCTCTGGAGCGATGGCACCGAGTTCCGCTGGACCAGGGAGAGTGCCGTGGCGACCGCCTGA
- a CDS encoding IS6 family transposase, which produces MFKGRHFDRSVNLLCVRWYLAYNLSLRNLEEMMAERGISVDHATIRWIVRYSPELLERFNRRKRAVTGKWHVDETYIKVRGRWTYLYRAIDSNGDTVEFWFSERRNLTAAKRFLRKALKRHGRPKRIVIDGSQTNREAILSCDAESRLQDRTRRDLKPICIRQSAYLNNRIEQDHRAIKRRVRPMLGFKSMSSVRMILSGIEMVHMMRKGQAKYARNRKTSLAEQFELLVA; this is translated from the coding sequence ATGTTCAAAGGCAGGCATTTTGATCGGTCGGTGAACCTGCTCTGCGTCAGGTGGTATCTCGCCTATAACCTCAGCCTGCGCAATCTGGAGGAGATGATGGCCGAGCGAGGGATCTCCGTCGATCACGCGACCATTCGATGGATTGTGCGCTATTCGCCCGAATTGCTGGAGCGGTTCAATCGGCGCAAGCGAGCCGTCACCGGCAAGTGGCACGTCGACGAGACATATATCAAGGTGCGCGGGCGTTGGACGTATCTCTACCGGGCCATCGACAGTAATGGCGACACGGTCGAGTTCTGGTTCAGCGAGCGGCGCAACCTCACTGCTGCCAAGCGGTTCCTGCGCAAGGCGCTCAAGCGGCACGGCCGGCCCAAGCGGATTGTGATCGACGGCAGCCAGACCAATCGGGAAGCCATCCTGTCCTGTGATGCCGAGAGCCGTCTGCAGGACCGAACACGGCGCGATCTGAAGCCCATTTGCATCCGACAAAGTGCTTACCTCAACAACCGGATTGAGCAGGATCATCGGGCAATCAAGCGGCGGGTTCGACCCATGCTCGGCTTCAAGTCGATGAGCAGCGTCCGTATGATCCTGAGCGGCATCGAGATGGTCCACATGATGCGCAAAGGACAGGCGAAGTATGCCCGCAATCGGAAGACATCACTCGCGGAGCAGTTCGAGTTGCTTGTCGCCTGA
- a CDS encoding GntR family transcriptional regulator, translating into MSRGESAWRGIYEPLRHAILMMKLRPNEALNEKDIAASHGVSRTPVREALLRLADEGLVEIVPKLGTFVARIPVTALPDAMLIRKAIESMTVRLAAEKATRSQSLSLAVIVEKQREAAEAGDYRSFHAADEEFHSRIADIAGYPALWVHVTQIKIQVDRYRQLTLPLPGRMPAVIAEHEAVLQAIIAGDAMKSAALMERHLDAVLPALFEAGDVNSEYFVNKQLCSPLRSAQVQNHS; encoded by the coding sequence TTGTCTCGTGGGGAGAGTGCTTGGCGCGGTATCTACGAGCCACTGCGCCATGCTATTCTGATGATGAAATTACGTCCTAATGAGGCTTTGAACGAGAAGGATATAGCTGCAAGCCACGGCGTGAGCCGGACCCCGGTACGTGAGGCTCTGCTTCGCCTCGCAGATGAGGGGCTGGTTGAAATCGTTCCTAAGCTTGGGACGTTCGTTGCACGAATTCCCGTCACGGCTCTACCCGACGCTATGTTGATCCGAAAAGCGATTGAATCAATGACAGTGCGCTTGGCAGCCGAGAAAGCTACGCGTAGCCAAAGTCTAAGCTTGGCTGTTATCGTTGAAAAGCAACGTGAAGCTGCGGAGGCGGGAGACTATCGGTCGTTTCATGCTGCTGACGAGGAATTCCATTCTCGTATTGCTGATATTGCCGGCTATCCCGCCCTTTGGGTCCACGTTACGCAAATCAAGATACAAGTTGACCGCTACCGGCAGTTAACCCTACCCCTGCCGGGGCGAATGCCCGCGGTTATCGCTGAGCATGAAGCAGTCCTGCAAGCGATTATTGCAGGTGATGCGATGAAATCAGCGGCTCTGATGGAAAGACATCTAGACGCGGTACTGCCTGCACTGTTTGAGGCAGGCGATGTGAACTCAGAATACTTCGTCAATAAACAGTTGTGCTCGCCGCTGCGGTCTGCTCAGGTCCAAAATCATTCCTGA
- a CDS encoding ABC transporter substrate-binding protein, whose protein sequence is MKDWISRQLKRPAVRLGNRCAWAATFLSLVSATAATATTVDFWSPFTGPDGTAIDQLVKQFNETDGKKADVEIKLLIIPWEQYYTKLSVAMAARKAPALAVVHAHRIAGLAKQGALEALTPAEVKEAGLEEADYIPAVFSAGMVNGKRYGVPIDAFPRNLYYNKALFKQAGIDPNAPLGTLDDVMAAARKVRALGEDTYGIFFRLSGAPTARDFYSIYWQFDDKLLSADGKDVDPGFDAAATKAMNIMKGFLDEKLASSNDVQQYDRLFAQNKIGIVMSQITDLAQFEATPGLEFGVVPMPKFGTRQVTFALGHNFVVPRGTNSEQRKAGFVFTKWVSENAIAWAKTGKVPAKISVIKSPDFQKLTAQSAVAIPEMMQFPPSIVAQPDIDRVVQENLEALYGNRLTPKDAASAMAAAIRKELAKQ, encoded by the coding sequence ATGAAAGATTGGATTTCACGCCAGCTGAAGCGACCGGCTGTTCGCTTAGGAAACCGTTGTGCTTGGGCCGCCACATTTCTTTCACTCGTGTCGGCGACTGCCGCTACGGCAACCACCGTCGACTTCTGGAGCCCGTTCACCGGCCCGGACGGCACTGCGATCGACCAACTGGTAAAGCAATTTAACGAAACTGATGGCAAAAAGGCTGACGTTGAGATCAAACTCTTGATCATTCCGTGGGAGCAATATTACACGAAGCTCTCGGTCGCGATGGCGGCTCGAAAAGCTCCTGCGCTGGCCGTCGTCCATGCACACCGGATTGCTGGTTTGGCCAAGCAAGGTGCGCTTGAGGCACTGACGCCAGCTGAGGTGAAAGAGGCAGGCCTTGAGGAGGCTGATTACATTCCAGCGGTGTTCAGCGCCGGCATGGTCAATGGCAAGCGTTACGGCGTTCCAATCGACGCCTTTCCCCGGAACCTTTACTACAATAAGGCCCTGTTCAAACAAGCTGGCATCGATCCCAACGCTCCTTTGGGTACGCTAGACGATGTTATGGCAGCAGCCCGTAAGGTTCGCGCTCTGGGGGAGGATACATACGGCATCTTCTTTCGTTTGTCAGGAGCTCCCACAGCGCGCGACTTTTACAGTATTTACTGGCAGTTCGACGATAAGCTTCTCTCTGCAGATGGCAAAGACGTGGATCCTGGCTTCGATGCGGCCGCGACCAAAGCCATGAACATTATGAAAGGCTTCCTCGACGAGAAGCTCGCGTCCAGCAACGATGTCCAGCAATACGACCGTCTGTTCGCACAGAACAAGATTGGGATCGTGATGTCCCAGATCACTGATCTTGCCCAGTTTGAGGCTACGCCTGGCCTGGAGTTCGGGGTCGTTCCAATGCCTAAGTTTGGGACGCGCCAAGTCACCTTCGCTCTTGGCCATAACTTCGTCGTGCCGAGGGGGACTAACAGCGAACAGCGAAAAGCTGGCTTCGTATTTACAAAGTGGGTAAGCGAGAATGCAATTGCTTGGGCAAAAACCGGTAAGGTTCCTGCCAAGATTTCCGTGATCAAGAGCCCGGACTTCCAGAAACTTACTGCTCAGAGTGCTGTTGCGATTCCCGAGATGATGCAGTTCCCGCCCTCAATTGTTGCTCAGCCTGACATCGATCGGGTTGTTCAAGAAAATCTTGAGGCTCTCTACGGGAACCGCCTCACACCCAAGGACGCGGCGAGCGCCATGGCAGCTGCTATCCGCAAAGAACTGGCTAAGCAGTAA
- a CDS encoding carbohydrate ABC transporter permease: MSLFDWGIFGPNEFVGMDNYRSLVGDDRFWRAMRATFSFALIYVPLIVCVSLLIAVLLHRKLPGIEIFRTAFVLPIVINVAVAAIAIQWTIDPEIGILNRILTSIGLPGQAWLSQPGWALFAISLVTMWINSGFMIVIFLTGLENIPDELYEAARLDGSTSLQDLLYITVPLLKPITLLVTVLSLIHAFQVFGEVLIMTEGGPYGSTTVLTLLLYEEGFKKFALGRAAAIGTVITLIIAALSFIQFRVFREQ, from the coding sequence ATGAGCCTTTTTGACTGGGGCATCTTCGGACCAAACGAATTTGTCGGGATGGACAACTACCGATCCCTCGTCGGCGACGATCGCTTCTGGCGAGCGATGAGAGCTACATTTAGCTTTGCTCTGATCTATGTTCCTCTCATTGTCTGCGTGTCACTTCTCATCGCCGTTTTGCTGCATCGGAAGCTACCTGGCATTGAAATCTTCCGCACCGCATTCGTTCTTCCTATCGTCATCAATGTGGCTGTTGCGGCAATCGCCATTCAGTGGACGATTGATCCCGAGATCGGCATTCTCAACCGCATCCTAACCTCGATAGGTCTTCCCGGGCAGGCTTGGCTGTCGCAACCGGGTTGGGCACTCTTCGCCATTAGCTTAGTTACGATGTGGATCAACTCCGGGTTCATGATTGTCATCTTCCTTACCGGATTGGAAAACATTCCAGATGAACTCTACGAGGCGGCGCGTCTCGACGGGAGCACCTCGCTGCAGGACCTGCTCTACATCACCGTTCCGCTTTTAAAGCCTATTACTCTTCTGGTGACAGTGCTGAGTCTCATCCACGCATTTCAGGTGTTTGGTGAGGTATTGATCATGACGGAAGGTGGGCCGTACGGTAGCACGACAGTCTTAACTCTCCTCCTATACGAAGAGGGCTTCAAGAAATTCGCTCTTGGCCGTGCAGCCGCCATCGGAACCGTCATTACCCTGATCATTGCGGCGCTATCCTTCATTCAGTTTCGGGTTTTCCGTGAGCAGTGA
- a CDS encoding carbohydrate ABC transporter permease — translation MKSVWSLRWLILFVIAAFWILPLAAVILYSFAPNTDIVLGRLLPSTLTLENYAAVLTQDVRGVSISGAIINSAIIMVIQVVGILLLDIPAAYAFARVRFPGQDLLFYTILISMMMPGILELISLYDLMANIGLVDTLAGVILPGLPRVIGIFLLRQFFRGLPKELEEAARIDGASDFQIFQRVMVPLAAPAITTLTIITALYSWNNFLWPLVITNSPGSMPVPVAIAYLNTDVRAVQGYTTVLAASFLTCLPMIILFLVAQRWIISGMRPTSGIK, via the coding sequence ATGAAGTCGGTCTGGTCGTTGCGTTGGCTGATCCTCTTCGTCATCGCGGCATTCTGGATCCTTCCACTGGCAGCGGTGATATTATATTCATTTGCTCCCAATACGGATATCGTTCTCGGAAGGCTTCTACCTTCAACATTGACCTTGGAGAACTATGCGGCGGTTCTAACCCAGGATGTCCGCGGCGTAAGTATTTCGGGTGCTATCATCAACAGCGCCATCATCATGGTCATACAAGTAGTAGGCATCCTTCTTCTAGACATCCCTGCCGCGTATGCCTTTGCGCGAGTGCGGTTTCCTGGACAGGACCTGCTTTTTTATACCATCCTCATCAGCATGATGATGCCAGGGATCCTAGAACTGATTTCTCTATATGATCTAATGGCGAACATCGGACTCGTGGACACGCTCGCTGGGGTGATCCTCCCAGGTCTGCCGAGGGTAATCGGGATATTCCTCTTGCGCCAGTTCTTCCGTGGCCTGCCAAAGGAGCTCGAAGAGGCTGCACGAATTGACGGCGCATCAGACTTTCAGATATTCCAACGAGTGATGGTGCCTTTAGCAGCCCCAGCAATAACGACGCTTACTATCATCACAGCTCTGTACAGCTGGAACAACTTCCTCTGGCCCCTGGTGATTACTAACTCACCTGGGAGTATGCCTGTCCCTGTTGCGATCGCTTATCTGAACACCGACGTGCGGGCCGTTCAGGGATATACAACCGTTCTTGCGGCTTCGTTCCTGACCTGCCTCCCAATGATAATTCTCTTTCTCGTAGCGCAACGCTGGATCATCAGCGGCATGCGCCCGACATCTGGAATCAAATAA